ACGCCGTGATGCAGGCGTACGCCGACTGCGGCATCCGCGCGAGTGTCGCCCTCGACCAGCCGGAGCTCGCCGAGGACCAGAAGCTGCCCTACCTTTCCCGCAACACGGATGCGGCGTTCGTCGACTCACTGGCGGCCCCGCCGCCCCTGGACTCCGCCGGCCTGCTCGGCATGTACGACTACCTGCTCGAGCGGTGGCACGGCAGCCACGGTGGCCGGCTCACCGCCGCCGTGTCGGTATCCGCTCCCCAGCGCGTGAGCGTGCCCTACTTCGAGGCGATCGACGACCTCAGCCGCCGCTGGGGAATCCCCCTCTTCGCGCACATGCTCGAGACCAAGGTGCAACGGGCGCTCGCCACCGAGCAGCCCCGGTTCGCCGGTCGGTCCCTCGTGCAGTACACCGCCGATCTCGGCCTGCTCAGCGAGCGTATGAACGTGATCCACGCCGTGTGGACCGACGACCGCGATCTCGCGCTCATCGCCGAGGCCGGCGCCGTGATCGCCCACAACCCGGTGAGCAACCTGCGACTGGGCAGCGGCGTCGCCCCCTTCCGCCGGATGAAGGACTTCGGCATCCCCGTGGCCCTCGGCATCGACGAAGCCATCTGCGACGACTCGGCCAACCTCTGGGGAGTGGTGAAGACCGCCGGTCTCATCCACAACGTGTCCGGACTCGACAGCGACCTCTGGCCCACCGCGGGCGAGGTCCTGGACAGCCTCTGGGCCGGGGGAGCGGCGGCACTGCTGCAGGCCGACCGCCTGGGCGCAGTCCGCGAGGGCTACCTGGCCGACCTGACCCTCCTGGACCTGCACGGCGCCGCCTTCACCCCGTTCAACGACCTGCGCGGCCAGCTCGTCTACTGCGAGTCGGGCAGCGACGTCGTTGTCACGATGGTCGACGGTCGCGTCGTGTTCGAGGCCGGCTCCGTGACCACCGTCGACGAGGACGCCCTGCTCGCCGAGGCCAGGGAACACTTCGCCGGCAAACTCCCCGTCGTGCAGCGGGCACGTGCCGCCGCCGGCACCGTGTATCCGCACTACCAGGCGATCGTGCGCGAGGCGGCCGCCGCCGACCTCGGAATGAACAGATGGATCGGAACCCGATGACAGTCCCCACCCCCGTTGCCCCCGATGAGCGGTACGACTACTCACCCATCACCACACGCCTCGACGCGGTCTGGCCCGAGGGCAAGAAGCTGGCCGTCTACATCGCCATCGGCCTCGAGTCCTACACCTTCGGCACCGGGATGACCGAGAACCTCATGGAGGGTGTGGCCGCTCCCGACCTGGTGAACACGAGCTGGCGGGACTACGGCAACCGCGTCGGCGGATTCCGGCTGTTGCAGCGTCTCGAGCAGTTCGGCATCCCCTCGACAGTGCTCCTCAACACCGCGGTCTACGACGCCGCTCCGGAACTCCTCGCGGAGGCCCGCCGGCTGGGATCGGAGATCATCGGCCACGGCATCTCCAATTCCGACTCGCTCTCGGGCATGACCGAGCAGGACGAACTCGCCTACCTCGACGCTGTCGCCGCACGGATTTCCGTCGAAGAAGGGGCGGCGCCGCGGGGCTGGTCCAGCCCCTGGCTGACCCACACCGAGCGCACCATCGACCTGCTCGGCGAGGCCGGCTACGAATACCTGCTCGACCTGCGCCTGGACGACCGCCCCGTGTGGCTGAACACGCGTGAAGCCCCGCTGCTCGCGTTGCCCTACGCGCTCGAGCTCAACGACAGCACCACCATCATCGGGCGCGGGGCGAGCGCGAGCGAGTTCGCCGACATGATCATCGACGAGTTCGACGAGCTGCTCGAGGCTGCCGGCGAACAACGCCTGGTGATGAGCATCGTGGTGCACTCGTTCATCTCCGGTGTCCCGTTCCGGCTGAAACAGCTCAGTCGTGCGCTCGAACACCTGACGAACCATCGGGCAGATGTGTGGTTCGCACAGCCGCGCGACATCCACGAGGCGATGACGGCCCAGTCCGCCCAGCTCCTGCCCCAGGCGGTGGACGATGTTCGGTAGCAGAGCGGATGCCCGCGCCGCCGGTAGCCGCCCCGGCGGCAACGTGGCCAGTATCGACGATCTCCGCATCAGCCTGGAGCGCAACGGGGTTCGCTCCGACGTGATCCGGGGTGTCGACCTGGAGGTCCGCTCGGGAGAGATCATCGGGCTCGTCGGTGAGTCGGGGTCGGGCAAGAGCGTCCTCGCGCTCGCCATGATGGGCCTGCTGCCCCAGCGCTCGCACCCGCGGGTCGAGGGCACGATTCGCATCGTCGGCACCGACATGGTCTCGGGCACGGCGGAACAGCTGCGGCGACTCCGCCGCGATGAACTGGGCGTGATCTTCCAGGACCCGATGACCTCGCTGAATCCGACCATGCGGGTGGGAAACCAGATCACGGAATCGTCGGGCGACCCGGCCACCAGCATCACCCTGATGAGCGCGGTGGGGATCAACGACCCCGAGCTGCGCTTCCGGGTGTTCCCTCATGAACTCTCGGGTGGACTGCGCCAGCGCATCATGGCGGCGATCGCCGTTGCCGGACGTCCCTCGTTGATCATCGCCGACGAACCGACCACGGCCCTGGATGTGACCGTGCAGGCGCAGGTGCTCGAGCTGCTCAAGAGCCTGCGCGACGAATTCGGCTGCAGCGTCGTGTTCATCACCCACGACCTCGCGGTCGCCGCGCAGATCGCCGATCGTGTCGCCGTGCTCTACGCGGGCCGGATCGCCGAGATCGGCCGCACCGCCGACATCCTGCAGCGACCGACGCACCCGTACACCGTGGGCCTGCTGCGGTCCCGGCTGGCGCTCAGCACCCCCCGCGACACCCTGCTGGAGACACTGCGCCCCGAAACGGCCTCGGCCGAGGAGCGCGGCCAGGGCTGCGCGTACTCCTCGCGGTGCCCGCTGGCCGTCGACCGCTGCGGCACCGAGCAGCCGCCGCTTGCCGCCGCCGACATCGCGGTCCCGCCCATCCCCGGTGTGGCCGGCGAGCACGTCGCCCACAATCGTGCCTGCTGGCGCGCCGAAGCGGATGTGCACGCGTACGCGCAGCACTCGCCCGCTCGCCCGCTGCCGCTCGTGGACGTCTCCGGGTTGGTCTCCCGCCCGGTCGACCGATCCGTTCCGGCGGTGAGCGTGACCGGCCTGCATGCGCGGTTCGTCCTCAAGGGCGGCGCCGGTCGCCGCCGCGAGGTCCACGCGCTCCGGGGAATCGACCTGTCGGTCCGGCCCGGGGAATCCGTGTCCATCGTCGGGGAGAGCGGCTCGGGCAAGTCGACGTTGCTGCGGGTGATCGCCGGTCTGACCCCGGCCGCCGCCGGCTCGGTGACCCTCGCGCCCGGCGGCGCCCAGATGGTGTTCCAGGACGCCGGATCGTCGCTGACGCCGTGGCTGACGGTGGGGGAGACCCTGCGCGAGCGGCTGCTTCCGCTGGGTCTCGGCGGTGCCGAGACCCGGAAGCGCATCGAGGCGGCCCTGGACGCCATGGGCCTGGCTGCCTCGATCGCCCGCTCCAGGCCCGGCGAACTCTCCGGCGGGCAACGCCAGCGCATTGCCCTGGCCCGCGCCACCATCATCCCGCCGGC
This is a stretch of genomic DNA from Cryobacterium soli. It encodes these proteins:
- a CDS encoding amidohydrolase family protein, with the protein product MTTLFTRVYVYDSAHESGLFGPTDVLIEGNTITGIGTDVAPVAGADVRVIDGKNHQILLPGLINAHFHSPANHLKGSLPSLPLELFMLYESPVDAELAPTPREAYLRTMLAALEMLRTGTTTVQDDAFLMPYPTPEIIDAVMQAYADCGIRASVALDQPELAEDQKLPYLSRNTDAAFVDSLAAPPPLDSAGLLGMYDYLLERWHGSHGGRLTAAVSVSAPQRVSVPYFEAIDDLSRRWGIPLFAHMLETKVQRALATEQPRFAGRSLVQYTADLGLLSERMNVIHAVWTDDRDLALIAEAGAVIAHNPVSNLRLGSGVAPFRRMKDFGIPVALGIDEAICDDSANLWGVVKTAGLIHNVSGLDSDLWPTAGEVLDSLWAGGAAALLQADRLGAVREGYLADLTLLDLHGAAFTPFNDLRGQLVYCESGSDVVVTMVDGRVVFEAGSVTTVDEDALLAEAREHFAGKLPVVQRARAAAGTVYPHYQAIVREAAAADLGMNRWIGTR
- a CDS encoding polysaccharide deacetylase family protein, whose product is MTVPTPVAPDERYDYSPITTRLDAVWPEGKKLAVYIAIGLESYTFGTGMTENLMEGVAAPDLVNTSWRDYGNRVGGFRLLQRLEQFGIPSTVLLNTAVYDAAPELLAEARRLGSEIIGHGISNSDSLSGMTEQDELAYLDAVAARISVEEGAAPRGWSSPWLTHTERTIDLLGEAGYEYLLDLRLDDRPVWLNTREAPLLALPYALELNDSTTIIGRGASASEFADMIIDEFDELLEAAGEQRLVMSIVVHSFISGVPFRLKQLSRALEHLTNHRADVWFAQPRDIHEAMTAQSAQLLPQAVDDVR
- a CDS encoding oligopeptide/dipeptide ABC transporter ATP-binding protein; this translates as MFGSRADARAAGSRPGGNVASIDDLRISLERNGVRSDVIRGVDLEVRSGEIIGLVGESGSGKSVLALAMMGLLPQRSHPRVEGTIRIVGTDMVSGTAEQLRRLRRDELGVIFQDPMTSLNPTMRVGNQITESSGDPATSITLMSAVGINDPELRFRVFPHELSGGLRQRIMAAIAVAGRPSLIIADEPTTALDVTVQAQVLELLKSLRDEFGCSVVFITHDLAVAAQIADRVAVLYAGRIAEIGRTADILQRPTHPYTVGLLRSRLALSTPRDTLLETLRPETASAEERGQGCAYSSRCPLAVDRCGTEQPPLAAADIAVPPIPGVAGEHVAHNRACWRAEADVHAYAQHSPARPLPLVDVSGLVSRPVDRSVPAVSVTGLHARFVLKGGAGRRREVHALRGIDLSVRPGESVSIVGESGSGKSTLLRVIAGLTPAAAGSVTLAPGGAQMVFQDAGSSLTPWLTVGETLRERLLPLGLGGAETRKRIEAALDAMGLAASIARSRPGELSGGQRQRIALARATIIPPAVLLCDEPTSALDASLAASVLNLIREMRTALTMTVLFVTHDLSVARLMGDRIVVMTGGEIVETGSTDEVITAPKHPYTRTLLGSVPEIGALR